The DNA window actgaggcaggagCCCAGGCAGCAGGCTCTGGCAGTAGGCCAGCTGTGAGGATGTATTACAAGGAAAAAACAGGATGGGCAGCAGattggagatggggagagagggaggagtcgGGGAGGACACCTAGATTTCAGCCTTGGATGACTACGACAGTGATGGTgccctccacagtaataggggagtaaggaagagggggaggattGGGCGAGAAAGATAACGAGTGCATTCAGTTTGGGACATACTGAGTCTAAGATCGCTACAAGACATCCAGTCTGAGATGTCTAATAAgcagttggggggcagctaggtggcacggtgaataaagcacgggccctggattcaggaggacctgagttcaaatctggcctcaggcacttgactcttactagctgtatgaccctgggcaggtcatttaaccctcattgccccacaaaaaaaaagaaagaaagaaagagaaaacagataataaGCGGTTGGAGATACAAGACTGAAGGGTGGAGGGAGGTTGGGGCTGGACAGAAAGAACCAGGATTTTACCCCAGGAGCTGCTGAGATCATCACCAAGTGTACATATAAGTGTACATATAAGTTGTACATATAGAGAAGAGCAGAGGGTCCAGGACGGAGCCAGCGTTGGCAGGTGTGACGCAAAAGAAGATCatcaaaggaaacagaaaagtggTCAGACAGGTGGGAGAACCAGAATAagctagaatcaggaaaacctagggaGAAGAGGGGGATTGACAGTGTCCAAGACTGCAAAGAAGTTAAGAATAAGAACTAAACAAAGACCATTGCCAATGATTTGGTGATTGAGATctctggtaactttggagggagaATAATGATGAGATTGAAAGCCAGACTGGAGGGTtaagagtgggggaaggggcagcacctcctctccttgagaaggctccTTGTCCTAGCCACGAGGGAGAGGCGAGGCGCAGAACCAGAGTGAGTCGGGATGGACGGGCCAATTTAGGGGTTTTGAGCAAAGGGGAGACAGAGCATCTTTGTAGGGAAGCAGCTGGTAGACGAGAATGGATGAAGATTGGTGAGAGGGTAGGGATAATATAGCCAGGCTGGTAGAGAAGAAGGAATGGAGAGCAGACAAGctacttttctgtttgtatcttcaGGACTCTGCACATCTTAAGCTTCTAGTTCATTGTCTTTCATCCATTCAAATGGGCACAAATGATACTGCCCAAAGGAACCTTTTATTAAGTGCAGAAAACTGAAGACCTTCTGGACGCCGGTGGTGGTTTCATTACTGCTGCCCATCAGAGACAAAGAATTCAAGAGAATGTCAGATTCAGGGACCACAGGGCTGGTAGTTAAGAAAATAGTACTGGAAAATGAGTTTTCTATTTCTCGACTTTTGTATAAAATAGAGAAGTAACAGGCTCCTGGCCAGGAATGAAGTACTTAACAGAGATGTTTCCCAGAGTCTAGCAAATCCAATCACAAGGACtttagaaaggaaagcaaaggggaaaaatcGTCACGTCCATCCACTAGGATACAGTAGCTAAATAAAGGATAGAgcgaagaataaaaaatagaccCCCTaaagtgagctcccaaactcttgacatgatcgctccaaaaaacatccaaatgacGCCATTGGAAAATgtccggagcagcaaaactcacagaagaatgcgCTGAAAAATAGACCCCCTAGCAATTTGCAGAAAGGAGCCAACAACAAATCGTGTGACCTTAGGTGTGTATACACAAATTTACAGAGTATATGCAACAGCTAGACCCAAGCAAGATGACTTAAAGATTGTAACACAAGCCTGTAACTTTGGCCCCATCTGCTATCATTGAGATGCTATAGGATGACTCCCATGACTGTGAGGCATGGCTCTGGAAATGTCCGCCTTCTTCTAAAGAGAAAGGATAAATAAAAGGGTGGTGAAAGCGTTTGGATGAAGATcagcagaggcagagacagaaataaCTGTCATTGGAGAGTAGACCATAGACTGGCAGGACAAGAACAATCACAGGAACAGATCACAGCTTCGTCGTGCCCAGGTCTCAACATTTACTGCTGCTCTTTCACTGCCAGCGCCAGAGCAGCTAATACTTTATTGAATTGTTGTGATGATGTCATTCtccagaaaaatggaagaaacaatAAGGAGAAATGTTCTTCATAATCAGTCTTTCTAGCAAGGAATGTGTTGCCAGAGTGGATATcagtccatcaataagcatttattaaacacttaatacgGACCAGGCACTGTCTAGGCACCAGGAATGCAAAGGTGAATATGTAGCAGcccctgcctttgaggagtttACATCCCCTTGGGAAGACAGTGTACACACAGACATGTTTACAAAGTGTatacaaagggggcagctaggttgcgcagtggataaagcaccagccctggattcaggaggatctgagttcaaatccatcctcagacacttgacactagctgtgtgaccctggacaagtcacttgaccctcattgccctgcccccccccaaaagtatataCAAATAAACAAGGTGCTTTAGGGGTTGACCTGTGATTTCCTGGGTGTAGGAAGCTCTCAGAGGGGACTTCCTTATGTTAATgaagatcagcaccttctctgtaccTGCCCTGCAGCATGGAGGATGAATGACTTTCCAGTGTGGGTCATCGGTGGGGTTTGACCCCAGCAGGCCGCCGTTGCACCACACTGCcagaatcaataaaaataaataaaggggcttgttttggtttggtttttgaggcaaagcactagcagctgggtAGGTGGTTAAAAAATGGGgagatgtgccaggcactgtgctaagccctttagaAAGGCTTCGTATAGAAGGTGGAGGCTGGAGTGTGAAGCTTTTGAGATGACTAAGCATTCATAAAGAACAGTGAAGagctggagagggagagagaaaataaatcgGAGAGGAGGCAGTAAAGAGACTAATAGCAGTGAACCCGTGGTGGGCAGTAGTAGAGTTGGATAAATACGGTGGGATCCGTTGAATGATACCATTGAATGTCAGGCTGGAGTTTGATTTAATAGAGGGTTAAGCTTCAGGCAACAAGTTATCCAATTAGAAATAACAGCtgtagatgagagagagaataatgCCATGGAGCTTGCTAAGTTCTCCCACAGAGGGAAGACAAGAATGGCACTGTGGAGGTTGCCCACGTTGGAAGTAGCCCCATTGTTAGCTGCCTCCCACTGAAGGTAGAAAAGGCAGGTGGTCACAGTAGGGAGTGATGGCTACTTATAGAGTACAGTGACTGACTTCTCTGTCTTCAGAGCACCCACAGGGATGCCAGGGGTCTCTGTCCTCAGAGTAGTTTGAGGTGTCTTGCCAGGACATGCAGCATTCACTCCTGTAGGACAAGTacacatgaagaaagaaaagagagaggcagtttttgaacccaggtcttgctgaccccaggtccagcactATATTCTGCCTCACACCTTTGATTACTTCCAGAGACAGCTTGAAACCCAGTGCTGTTTGCAGGGAAAATTCTGCCTAGGGTTAGAGATTGTAGATTGGAATACTAGGAAGCTGGCTATCTAAGACCTGCTTAGGGAGGAAacaaggaataagcatttattaagcacctgctgtgtgctaggcactacaCTAACCACATTATCAAGGGGGGGTTGACCACAAGGTATTCGTGGCTTTCTTACATAGTGGGGGCCCCTACCTTTGCTGCTCCTCACTGATTGcagcagttttatttttattagcatCTCAGTCACTACTATAGCTTCCCTTCCTCTgctgggggggagagggaggatagAAATGCTCTGGACCTGCCAGTTGGGGCGTTGCCACTGCATGCCCACATTTCCAGCAGCAGTTTGAATATCCACCCTTTCCTTCCTCGTTGCCCCTTCCTTAAAGGTGCACTAAGGGGGTGTCATGAGAGAAAACCCAGGGGTACAGTTCTTATAAGTCTGCGTGCCAGACCCTGGGCAATCTCAGGGTCGACGTTGCTGAATTCAAGAATTTAACCACAGAAATGGAGTGGAGGTGACATTTGGCTTCCCCAGCTTAGATACCGGAGTCCTCAGCTGACCTGAACAGCATCCCTAGCGTGTGTGAATGTTGGTGCCATCTCTCGGTTTCAGGCCAAGGTTCAGAGAGAAGGGTTCTTAGCTGTGGGGTCTGTGAGCTTGTACTTTTAATACTTTATAACTGTTTTCGGTGTaatggcttcctttgtaatcatacacattttatgaacttaaaaacatGCCTTCTTAGAAGAAGGGATCTGTCAGCTTCACCAGCCTGCCCAAGGGATCCACGGCCCTGAGAAGGTCAGGAGTCCTGGATGTCCTTCACACAGAGATGGGCCAAGGAGGGAGTATGACTAGGCCCAGACATCCTCATGGTGTCAAGTAGGCCAGCGTGGCAACTaatggagagaagagatgggCACTTCCTCCACGCCCTCTTAGCTGCTAAGCAGCCAGAAGGTGGCAGGTTCcacatttggaatcagaggtcaACACGCGTGTCACATGAACTCATGGAGCCCTCACAGCTGCAAGGCAGTCCTTTTACTCTTCCCTAATGAACTCACTTGCCTCACCAAAGTGGCTCTTCCAGACCTCTCACTGCTCCCACTTTTCCCATCCTCTCAGCAGAACTTGCCTCGTATTccactgaaaaaaatggaagtcaTTCACTGtgggctccctctcctcccctcctgagTTCTTGTCCTGCCCCAGGGTGATGCTGGAGtgtcctcatctatgaaatagggaTGACAACAGGAGCACCCACCTCACAAAAGAGAGAACTAGCTGTCAGTGGGTCCTCTTGTCTGCATTTGCTCAGAATTAGTCTGATGGTATTTCTGACAGCTGTGCCGGCAAGCCTAAAGGTGTCCCTCCACCTCCATATGTGTCTTTCAGCAGTTAGATTGCTGGGCCAAGCTTTCATCAGTGTGGCCACTCTGTCTACTCATTCAGATCGTGCACAAATTTACCCCATCTTTTCCCCACAACTTCCTCCCTCCCCGCCTAGGACCCAGTAGGCAAGCTTTCACTTTATCTTTCCCAGAGCCAGGCCTCCACCTCACCTCCCAGGCATCTCCAGGTGATGCCATCCCAAACGTACTTCCAGAGACAGCTGCACCCAGCTGTCCTACACCCAGGACCCCTGAGTCCACTCTTTCTAGCTCCTATTTCTGTGCTTgctgtctccccccattagaacgttagcttcttgagggcaggaagtgttTTGCTTGTATCTGTGGCTCAGTGTTTTTACATGGTATACATGTAATAAATGCTCCCTCTGGTCTCCCTAGGACATCTACCCAATTGAGTAACGGCCTCATTCTGGTCCTTCTAATAGCCTGGGATGCCAGTGTACCACTTAGCCTGTCCACTTAGTGCCACTTAGCCTGTCCATCTATTACCACTTAGCCTGTCCATCATCTATTACCACTTGGTCTGTCCATCCAGGATTTTTCATTCTTTACTTTCCCAGTCATACATCCTTGCTAATAATGTCTTTTGCACCACTACTCCTGAGTAAGATGAAATTAATTACTAATGGAAACACTCAAGAAATGCTAGAATACCTTTATGTTACCTGTGGCTGCCTCCCAAATATACCCATTGAACATGGCATGGGTTGGGTGCACCAGGAGCCCTTCGGGGTTGAGGCCAGCAAACAGTACACAAACCTTAGCCAGGATAAACAATACTCACACAGGCAGGGAAGCAAAGTAGGATGCAAGATCCTAAGAGAAAAGAGCTAGACAATCCTTTTAGATTCAGGATATTTTTCTACCTTAGCATAGTCCATAGGCCAGCAGGTTTGGTTTGAGTGGAAAAGGACCAAAGAGGCCGTTTGTACAAGATGTTTGCTGCAATTTCCCAATGAGTGGTTGTCCAGTCTcacgaaaaacaaaacaaaacttctctcttcaggctaaacatttctCGTTCTTCCTTATGTGTAATCTCAAGGCCATCACCCTTCTGGTGGTTTTCCACTGGACTTGCACCACCAGCTTGTCagtgcccttcctaaaatgtggcagccAGGACTCCATGCGATGGGTCAGATGCTTCTGACCAGGAAGCATAGCAGCACTGTCAGCCCCTTGGCTTCGacactgcttttcttttctttctttctttctttttttttttttttttggtgaggcaattggagttaagtgacttgcccagggtcacacagctagtaagtgttaagtgtctgaggctgaatttgaactcaggtattcctgactccagggccagtgctttatccactatgccatctagctgccccgacactgCTTTTCTTAACACAGCCCAAGATTGAATTGTTTTTTGGCCACCGTGTCACATTGTTGACTGCAGCATTAAATTTGCTGTCTCAAAACCCTCTAGCTCTTTTTCAAACAAACAGCTTTCTAGCCAAACCTcttccatcttgtacttgtggatttgatttttttgaacccaagggCCTGGGTTTCCATCTCGGATTTGCCATTTataagctctgtgaccttgggcagttccCGAGCCTCagcaaggtcccttctagctctagatgtGGGAGCATATCAGTGAGTCACCCTAGCTTTGTACCCTCATCAGCAGTTTTGTTAACAATGCCATTCATCTGtgcctttgcaaacctttaatgCCTCATATGTGTCAGTTACCATTGTTACCCAAGGACAGGTCCAAAGGCAGGTCCCTGGGGCGCACTGCTGGCTGCCAGCCTCCTGGCCAACATTGGCCCTTTAATGACCCCTCCCCCTTAAGTTGCAGTCACTCAGCAGGTCCCAATCCACCTGCCTGTGAAGTTGTCCACCCCAGATAGCTCCTTGTCCTCAGGAGGGACTTTACCAGCGTGAAGGACTTTTTATCAGCTGCTTTGTTGACATTCCCCTGATGGACTTACTAGTCTGGTGACCCTGGCACAGGGGAAATGGCTGCTTCTGGAAGTCAGCAACTCCTCTTTCACTAGTGCTTCCCAAACCATACACTTaatgtacaatttttttctggAATCAAAGTCAAACTTTCCATTGTGTAATTTGTAGACTCTATTCACTTCCCTTTTACTTTTGAAAATCTAGACATCTGTCCTTGTCAAGTCCTGCCGCACCATTCTCTGTAGGCTTTTGAAAGTGTGATCAATGTTCACATCTGCCAGTTCCTGAACTGTGCTGGGGTCTTGTTCGTCCAGACCTAGTGACTTGACCGCCTGGAAGGCAGTGAAGTGCTCTTCTGCCTTCTTTCTTAGCTCGGATTTTAACTCCTTCCTATTGCAAAGATCATTTCTCTTGGTAAAAATGTGGCTTGAATAGTTCTTCCTTCTCTCAGTTgtctttgcacagtgcctggcacatagtaggcacttaagaaatgttcatttattGGTTGGTTTTCCGTTACAGCTGTAACTGTTGCCTCAGTCAAATCTTTTCCTTTGATGTAGCTCATATTCTTTCTATTCCTTGTCAATCTCAGGTATTCCGAGATCTAACATTACTGACACTCTTCTCACAGGACTGTGTCATGCTTTCTTAGTCATCTTGTTACTCCCTACCTGATGTGTCTTTCTTACATCCAAGTTGGTCACTAAATTCTCTGTGTGTCTACATCTCTCTCCAGGTAACTCTCCTTTTGCTTCCtcattgaattaatttctttctgcACCTCAagatttcattcttgagaacttTCCTTGTGGTCAGATTTACCCTATAGAATTTTAGGCCTTACAATCCTGCTTGTCTTtttgctgaacccttttcagaaATCTCTGGTCCCTGATcagttcttttctcctttgtcaTGAATTCTAAGCTGAGAGTGACcagtcatttttttctaaagGTTCCCATCTGTTCTACCTAGCAGCCTAGTTCATCCTTGCTGTTGAGAATTATTTCTTCCACCTCTTTGGagtataatattgttattaagGCAAGATGAGAATTTACCCTCTTTTTGGTAGAGGGAAAAGTCCAGAAGAAGCCTAGATAATTGACATTCCCTATCCCTGGCATCATTGGCAGAGTGTGTCCCCCATGTGTTTCACACATTGCTTAAAGTCTTAAGAAAAGATCAGCTCTTTcaaataaatgacattttttaaattaaattgtttttcagtgaacaaaaatctattttttaaaactcccccaacactgggaaaaaaagaaaagaaaaacaaaacccctataAAAAATAGGTgtggtcaagcaaaacagattcccacattggccatgtcctcAAAGTTTGTCTCATTCTGTGCCCTAAGTCCATGACCCCGATGGCAGCCTCTTCTGATCGAGGAGGGCAGCGGAGAGGTCCAAGGACTCTGAGCCTCTGCCATAAGTGCCAAAGTCTTAGCTACACCAAGACTTTTGGACACTGTGTATAAgggttggttgaaggaactgaggagcATGAAGGAGACTTGGGAGGTGGAGTCTCAGGATGTGTGATAAGAATGACCAAGCTTCACTCTgaagaagagataggaaaatgTGCCTTCTTTGCGAAAGAAAGGGACTATGAAGGTGTAATAGCATATAGTGTTGGACTGAGGAGATGTTGGTGGGGGGTTGTGAGGAAGGTGACGGGTACAGACCTGGGATTGATCAGTGTAGAAGTTCCCTCTCTCAGAGATCTCTTCTACAACCTGTAATTGAAGGCACCTGGAGCATTGGGAGGTTGACTTGCCataggtcacacagccagtacgtccCATTGGTGGGGCTTGAGGTCCGGTTCCTGACTACCCACTTATAGCATATTTCACCTCTCCTTGTGTACACGGTGCTAATGGTATTTTGCATTTAATCCCATTGATTTGTCGTTATTCTCAGATTCAGTAGCTCCATAATTAGTGATTGCTTGGTTGgttttccatcactttctagCAGCCTCTAGATCTGTGGAAGTCTGAGTTCCATTGCTGTCAGATCTATCTCTAGGCCTCAGCAGCATCATTCAGTTTTTCTCTCTGGAGCTCTTCACACAATTGGATCTGCCATCACAAGACCTGACACGCCGATTAAGCAATGGGAAAGTAGCCAGTAAGGAACTCACCATTTGCAGACCCAGAAAGCCCAATGGTACCTCAGTGGTTTGTTTTTCCTTAATCTTCTTCAATCAGAAACTGGATGAACCTTCGGGATGCTGAGACAGGGAAGATCCTTTGGCAGGGAACAGAAGATCTGTCTGTCCCTGGTGTGGAACATGAAGGTAACTTCACACTCCTGTGTCGGGCCCAGTGTGACACATGCTAGCTGAGTGAGGCCAGGTTGCCGGGAATCTGAGCTCGTAGCAGGCATTAGAGTTGTGTAGTCTTAGAGAAAGCTCGCCCTCTGACTCTGCCTGGTTCTCAatgtctcctcttccccctcctctcactCCCTCCTGCCCCATCCTGACACCCAAACAGGCAAACCCTTCCACTTGTCATGATTgtctctgactttaaatccatcGAAACTCCTACCAAAGTCTGAAGACCAGGATTAAGTTTTTAGCCTCTTCAGTGACAAGtcttttattaagctcttactttttttttttttaaagaaatagtatggttcattcagcatctatactccacagttctttttttttttccccctggatttggagatcctcttccatcatgagttccctggaactcttctgtgccattgcattggtgagaagaatatagtccatcacagtaggtcaacactcaatgttgatgatactgtgtacaatgttcttctggttctgctcatctcacttatcatcagctcacgtaagaccctccaggtttctctgaactcctcctgctcatcgtttcttacagcacaatagtattccattgtattcatataccacaacttgtccagccattccccagttgatgggcatcccctcaacttccaattccttgccaccacgtacagagcagttataaatatttttgtacttgtgggtccctttcccctttccatgatttctttgggaaaaagacccaaaggtggtattgctgggtcaaagggtatggacagcttcacagccctttgggcataattccaaattgctctcccgaatggttggatcagttcacagctccatcaacaatgcattagtgttccaatttttccacagcttctccaacatttattattttccttttttgtcattttagccaatctgataggtgtcaggtggtacctcagagttgttttaatttgcatctctctaatcattagagatttagagccttttttcatatgggaatagatagctttggtttcttcatcagaaaactgcctgttcatatcctttgaccatttctcaattggggaatgacttggattcttataaatttgatttagttccctatatgttttagagatgaggcctttatcagaagtactggcctcaaaaattgtttcccagttaagctcttactttgtgccaggaatacaaagccaaaacagtccctgccctcaaggagcttactttctagtGGGAGAGCAGGAGAATTGGGTGTGGGAGTGATGACTCTTTGCTCTCATGCAGCTTGCTCCTTCCCTCCTGGGAAATCCCCGGGAGCCTCAGAAAGGGGCCTTCTTAGCAGCTGCCTCTCACCAATCTGACTGGCCTGGAAGAGCAACCTGGACGCGCTAAGGTGACATTATAaggtctttgcttttttttttttttccaagaaaaagtTGGTGGTGGTCATGTAAATTGGAAGCCCGAGTGACTGGCAAAGTGGATCCTTAGCTTTCTGTGCCGCTTTCCTGCCCGGCACCATTGTTTCTTTGGGCACAGTAAATCGTACACCAGCTAAGTGAAGCCTTAGGGACTGAATCCTGTTGCCTCTGAGTTGAAGCCTCATTGACTTTGGAGAGTCAGATCCTTCCTTTCGAAGGGGGCGCCCAGGTGATCTCCTGGCCACAAGTGCCAGGCTGATGCCGCAGCACTGAATCACGAGGCTGTGCCTCTGACCCACTTCACTCCATCCTCTATTCCTGTGTTCTGCTTTTCAGCCCGGGTCCCCAAGAAGATCCTCAAGTGCAAGGCCGTGTCTCGGGAGTTGAACTTTTCTTCAGCAGAGCAGATGGAAAAATTCCGCCTGGAgcaaaaagtttattttaaagggCAGTGCCTAGAAGGTACTTTACCATTGGCTGGTTTGAGGGCAAAGGGCGAACCTGGTGAACCAGAGCAGTACTTGGGGGGCAGGAGGGCACCTCCAACTCTCCTCCTGGTGGCCATTTTGCCATTAGAGTcaattcccttctctgggtctcagttttctcttctatcaaATGAGGGCTTTGACCTAGATGACTCCTCAGGTCCCTTGCAGCTCCAGAGTCGTGAGCCTGCTTTGGTCAGACAGGAGCCGTGAAGCTCATTGTGTCGGAATCGACACACGGAACCAGGCAGCCACACCAAAATGAACGGAAGTCCTTGGTGATGGGGTTGGGTGCTCGGCATGTCCTGTCCACTCCTTCTACCTCCTCCCAAAAAGAAAGTTGCTCAAACACACACAGACCAGCACCTGTGAAGCACTTTGGGTCCATCAGGCAGAGCTGACTCTTGACACCGTGAGCCTGCTTGTCTTTTCCTTGACATTTGTTACTAATGCAATATTTGATTCTTAGTAGTTGAAAAGGACACTTTTTCTAGGACAGAGTGCTGTGTGTGTATAAAGTAATGAGAATTGTCATTCCCAGTGAAGAGGCCAACCACCAGCTGGGGCTGTTAGGCCTTGCAGGCTCTGGATATGGGCCGTGGGCCTTTAGAGAGTGGGCAAGGAGGACGTCGGGAGCCATAATCAGCACACCTGCTTACCtgacttctccttcctccttcagaGTGGTTCTTCGAATTTGGCTTCGTGATTCCTAATTCCACAAACACCTGGCAGTCCTTGATAGAGGCAGCGCCAGAGTCCCAGATGATGCCAGCAAACGTCTTAACGTGAGTGGGCAGGTCTTAGGAAAATGGACCGAGAAATGAGGATTCCTGGAAAAGTGGGTGGTGAGGAGCTGAGAGACTAGCAGAGGACGCCTCGGATGGTTGGGATTTGTTTTTTAGGTTACTAAAAGGATAGAATCTTCTTTCCTAGACCATACCTCTGACCTTTCTAAATCTCATCCACTTTACCCAGCATGGGCTACCTGTGGCAGAATGTGACAAAGCCCCGACTAAGTTTTAGAGTTTTTGTGAACTTGGGCTTGATATTTGGGAGTATCACTTGGCAGCTCACATCAACCCAAAGTATAGCCAGCCCCTTGCTCAAAGACCCTGCCAAaccttttattcatttctcttaCAGAGTACCTGTCATTCACCCAGCTGAGCTGATAGGGGAGGCCCGATAGTCCATGAGAATAAACCATGTTATGTTTTAAGGAGCCTTGGATATAGTTTTTTAAAGCTCTTATTAGTCCATCATATCTTGAGTTCCCAGTTTGCCCTTACCATTGTCTTCTGCCAGTAATGGATTAGTGTGGGCATCAAAAAGTGTCCATAGCCTATAAAACCACAGGAGTGGGCAAGAG is part of the Dromiciops gliroides isolate mDroGli1 chromosome 4, mDroGli1.pri, whole genome shotgun sequence genome and encodes:
- the PDE6D gene encoding retinal rod rhodopsin-sensitive cGMP 3',5'-cyclic phosphodiesterase subunit delta isoform X1, which gives rise to MSTEDERAREILRGFKLNWMNLRDAETGKILWQGTEDLSVPGVEHEARVPKKILKCKAVSRELNFSSAEQMEKFRLEQKVYFKGQCLEEWFFEFGFVIPNSTNTWQSLIEAAPESQMMPANVLTGNVIIETKFFDDDLLVSTSRVRLFYV
- the PDE6D gene encoding retinal rod rhodopsin-sensitive cGMP 3',5'-cyclic phosphodiesterase subunit delta isoform X2, which produces MEKFRLEQKVYFKGQCLEEWFFEFGFVIPNSTNTWQSLIEAAPESQMMPANVLTGNVIIETKFFDDDLLVSTSRVRLFYV